A genomic region of Streptosporangium lutulentum contains the following coding sequences:
- a CDS encoding VOC family protein, which produces MRIDRLDHLVLTVTDLEVTVDFYTRILGMTPITFGGGRRALVFGQSKINLHQAGQEFEPKATHPVPGSADLCLITTDSLEQVIIELTAHGVPIEEGPVRRTGALGPIDSVYLRDPDGNLIEISVCSSG; this is translated from the coding sequence ATGCGGATTGACCGGCTCGATCACTTGGTGTTGACCGTCACCGATCTGGAGGTCACGGTTGACTTCTACACCCGGATACTGGGAATGACCCCGATCACCTTCGGAGGCGGCCGCCGGGCGCTGGTCTTTGGCCAGTCGAAGATCAACCTGCATCAGGCGGGTCAGGAGTTCGAACCCAAAGCCACTCACCCGGTCCCGGGCAGCGCCGATCTGTGCTTGATCACGACGGATTCACTGGAGCAGGTGATCATCGAGCTGACCGCGCACGGTGTGCCGATCGAGGAAGGACCGGTCCGGCGCACGGGCGCGCTCGGCCCGATCGACAGCGTGTACCTGCGCGATCCCGATGGCAACCTGATCGAGATCAGCGTCTGCTCATCGGGTTGA
- a CDS encoding GNAT family N-acetyltransferase yields MLIAQETSFDENEIFQLYDSVGWKPWTRDIAKVLRSLEKSHLVLTARDETGKLLGLARTVSDDEMICYVQELLVNREFHGQGIGRRLLEFLKDRYVHCRYFVLTTDHESAQEGPANHAFYRRLGLIEHHEQGLSAFGLRVG; encoded by the coding sequence ATGCTCATCGCCCAGGAGACGTCGTTCGATGAGAACGAGATTTTCCAGCTTTACGACTCGGTGGGCTGGAAGCCCTGGACTCGCGATATCGCGAAGGTCCTCAGGAGCCTGGAGAAGTCGCATCTCGTCCTCACCGCGCGCGACGAAACCGGGAAGCTCCTCGGCCTCGCCAGAACGGTCTCCGACGACGAGATGATCTGCTACGTCCAGGAATTGCTGGTCAACCGGGAGTTCCACGGCCAGGGCATCGGCCGCCGGCTCCTCGAATTCCTCAAGGACCGCTACGTCCACTGTCGGTATTTCGTCCTGACCACTGACCACGAATCCGCACAGGAGGGGCCGGCCAATCACGCCTTCTACAGAAGGCTCGGCTTGATCGAGCATCACGAGCAGGGATTGTCGGCCTTCGGGCTGCGGGTCGGCTGA
- a CDS encoding FAD-dependent oxidoreductase translates to MNEIQVLIVGAGPTGLTLAIELARRGVSLRIVEKAPEHPVGSRGKGLQPRTQEVFDDLGVIDEIVATGRVYPPIRSYSGDQVVWEGRMHELREPEAAVPYPMVLMQPQWRVERILRERLAELGHHVELGTEVIAFEQDADGVTVTLESTAPDGAGGGAPGGARRVRCAYLAGADGGRSFVRKHLGVGFEGDTFETERMLIGDVRTPDLDREHWHAWADMATRTMRFTLCPLPGTDVFQFTMPFTAEEAPEPSLEYFQKIFDEGSGRTDVRFTDLTWMSLYRVNIRMAERFRVGRVLLAGDAAHVHSPAGGQGLNTGVQDAYNLGWKLSGVLGGAPERLLDTYEEERLPVAADVLGISTRLYARAKRNEQDAHVRDEETQQLLLGYRDGSLAAGERGGERVPDATLEGGRLFDALRGPHFTLLALGTAHASLVKEINATYGAAVRAHTVAHRGEAGDLIDVDGQVHDHYGRGLVLIRPDGYVGYHGDESGLGDYLLGVTAAGA, encoded by the coding sequence ATGAACGAAATCCAGGTACTCATCGTCGGCGCCGGGCCGACGGGACTCACGCTCGCCATCGAGCTGGCCCGGCGCGGAGTGAGCCTCAGGATCGTGGAGAAGGCTCCGGAACACCCCGTCGGATCGCGCGGCAAGGGCCTGCAGCCGCGAACCCAGGAGGTGTTCGACGACCTCGGCGTGATCGACGAGATCGTCGCCACCGGCCGGGTCTACCCGCCCATCCGTTCCTACTCGGGTGACCAGGTGGTCTGGGAGGGCAGGATGCACGAGCTCAGGGAGCCCGAGGCCGCCGTGCCGTACCCGATGGTCCTCATGCAGCCGCAGTGGCGAGTCGAGCGGATCCTGCGGGAGCGGCTCGCCGAGCTGGGCCACCATGTGGAGCTCGGCACCGAGGTGATCGCGTTCGAGCAGGACGCGGACGGGGTCACGGTCACCCTGGAGAGCACCGCTCCTGACGGAGCCGGGGGTGGCGCTCCAGGTGGCGCCCGGCGCGTGCGGTGCGCCTATCTCGCCGGAGCGGACGGCGGGCGCAGTTTCGTGCGCAAGCACCTCGGCGTCGGATTCGAGGGCGACACGTTCGAAACCGAGCGCATGCTCATCGGGGACGTCAGGACCCCTGACCTGGACCGTGAGCACTGGCACGCCTGGGCCGACATGGCCACCCGTACGATGCGTTTCACGCTGTGCCCGCTCCCGGGCACCGACGTGTTCCAGTTCACCATGCCGTTCACCGCGGAGGAGGCCCCCGAGCCGTCCCTGGAATACTTTCAGAAGATCTTCGACGAGGGCTCCGGGCGTACGGACGTCCGCTTCACCGACCTCACCTGGATGTCGCTCTACCGGGTGAACATCCGGATGGCCGAACGATTCCGCGTGGGCCGCGTCCTCCTCGCGGGAGACGCCGCCCACGTCCACTCGCCGGCCGGGGGCCAGGGGCTCAACACCGGCGTGCAGGACGCGTACAACCTCGGCTGGAAGCTCTCGGGTGTCCTCGGCGGCGCTCCCGAACGGCTCCTGGACACCTACGAGGAGGAGCGGCTGCCGGTGGCGGCGGACGTGCTCGGCATCAGCACCAGGCTCTACGCCAGGGCCAAGCGGAACGAGCAGGACGCTCACGTCCGCGACGAGGAGACGCAGCAACTCCTGCTCGGCTACCGCGACGGCTCGCTGGCCGCCGGTGAGCGCGGCGGTGAGCGCGTTCCCGACGCGACGCTCGAAGGCGGACGCCTCTTCGACGCCCTGCGCGGGCCTCACTTCACCCTCCTGGCCCTCGGTACGGCCCACGCCTCGCTCGTCAAGGAGATCAACGCGACGTACGGCGCGGCGGTGCGCGCGCACACCGTGGCCCACCGGGGCGAAGCCGGTGACCTGATCGACGTCGACGGGCAGGTCCACGACCACTACGGCCGGGGCCTCGTGCTCATCCGCCCCGACGGCTACGTCGGCTACCACGGTGACGAGAGCGGCCTCGGAGACTACCTGCTCGGGGTGACGGCGGCCGGCGCGTGA
- a CDS encoding WD40 repeat domain-containing protein: MPITIALTSSDDKAAGQPDVARRESSAALFGHTDSVHSVAFSPDGTILATGSRDETVRLWDVAGRETIATLGHKGLIWSVAFSPDGTILATGSSDKTVRLWDVARRKTIATLTGHTDSVLSVAFSPDGTTLATGAGSGDGKRVRLWDVARRETIATFAEHMSSVQSVAFSPDGTILATGSSDKTVRLWDVARRKTIATLTGHTDSVLSVAFSPDGTTLATGAGSGDGKRVRLWDVARRETIATFAEHMSSVQSVAFSPDGTILATGSDDKTVRLWDVARREAAATLTGHTEEVTSVAFSPDGATLATGSWDDTVRLWDVAGRKNIAVLADHWDDVDSVAFSPDGATLAAGDFRTVLLWDVARRENTAVLTDRLGSVHSVAFSPDGTTLATGSSDLGDTVMLWSAR, from the coding sequence GTGCCGATCACGATAGCCCTCACCAGCAGCGACGATAAGGCGGCGGGACAGCCGGACGTGGCCCGTCGCGAATCCTCTGCCGCCCTCTTCGGCCACACCGACTCTGTTCACTCGGTGGCCTTCAGCCCGGACGGGACGATCCTCGCCACCGGTAGCCGCGACGAAACGGTGCGGTTGTGGGACGTGGCCGGCCGCGAAACCATTGCGACTCTCGGCCACAAGGGCTTGATCTGGTCGGTGGCCTTCAGCCCGGACGGGACGATCCTCGCCACCGGTAGCTCCGACAAGACGGTTCGGTTGTGGGACGTGGCCCGTCGCAAAACCATTGCCACCCTCACCGGCCACACCGACTCTGTCTTATCGGTGGCCTTCAGCCCGGACGGGACAACCCTCGCCACCGGCGCGGGCAGCGGCGACGGTAAGAGAGTGCGGTTGTGGGACGTGGCCCGTCGCGAAACCATTGCGACTTTCGCCGAGCACATGAGCTCTGTCCAATCGGTGGCCTTCAGCCCGGACGGGACGATCCTCGCCACCGGTAGCTCCGACAAGACGGTTCGGTTGTGGGACGTGGCCCGTCGCAAAACCATTGCCACCCTCACCGGCCACACCGACTCTGTCTTATCGGTGGCCTTCAGCCCGGACGGGACAACCCTCGCCACCGGCGCGGGCAGCGGCGACGGTAAGAGAGTGCGGTTGTGGGACGTGGCCCGTCGCGAAACCATTGCGACTTTCGCCGAGCACATGAGCTCTGTCCAATCGGTGGCCTTCAGCCCGGACGGGACGATCCTCGCCACCGGCAGCGATGACAAAACGGTTCGGTTGTGGGACGTGGCCCGTCGCGAAGCCGCCGCCACCCTCACCGGCCACACCGAAGAGGTCACCTCGGTGGCCTTCAGCCCGGACGGAGCGACCCTCGCCACCGGCAGCTGGGACGACACGGTGCGATTGTGGGACGTGGCCGGCCGTAAAAACATCGCCGTCCTCGCCGATCACTGGGACGATGTCGACTCGGTGGCCTTCAGCCCGGACGGGGCGACCCTCGCCGCAGGTGACTTCCGCACGGTGCTGTTGTGGGACGTGGCTCGTCGCGAAAACACCGCTGTTCTCACCGACCGCCTCGGCTCTGTTCACTCGGTGGCCTTCAGCCCGGACGGGACGACCCTCGCCACCGGCAGCAGCGACCTGGGCGATACCGTGATGTTGTGGTCGGCCCGATGA
- a CDS encoding DUF6817 domain-containing protein, whose amino-acid sequence MHGNAIRLLRQLGAETVPHPGGTLLDHLTRVRDRLARWKAAPALRTAGLCHAFYGTDGFSTGLLDLAERDRLAEVIGPEAEELVYRYGACDRAHVYPQLGVTDPVEFRDRFTDRTAPIAAAEPAWFAELTAANELDLADHDPDFAAKYGSDLLTLFTRARPLLSTAAWADCQTILAGKEPVDAD is encoded by the coding sequence ATGCATGGCAACGCGATACGGCTCCTACGCCAGCTTGGCGCGGAGACCGTCCCCCACCCCGGTGGCACGCTGCTGGATCATCTGACTCGGGTGCGTGACCGCCTGGCTCGTTGGAAGGCCGCACCCGCACTGCGGACAGCCGGACTGTGCCACGCCTTCTACGGAACCGACGGCTTCTCGACTGGCCTGCTCGACCTCGCCGAGCGGGACCGGCTCGCGGAGGTCATCGGGCCAGAGGCCGAGGAACTGGTCTATCGGTACGGCGCCTGCGACCGTGCGCACGTCTACCCCCAGTTGGGCGTCACCGACCCCGTCGAATTCCGCGACCGGTTCACCGACCGGACCGCGCCGATCGCGGCGGCCGAGCCGGCCTGGTTTGCCGAGCTGACCGCGGCCAACGAGCTCGACCTGGCCGACCACGACCCGGACTTCGCCGCGAAGTACGGATCTGACCTGCTGACGCTGTTCACTCGCGCCCGGCCGCTGTTGTCGACGGCGGCCTGGGCAGACTGCCAGACGATCCTGGCAGGAAAGGAGCCGGTCGATGCGGATTGA
- a CDS encoding iron-containing redox enzyme family protein, protein MQLPTPRGPLTDLLFEHLMRPPHRLDLFPPRSVEPVLEDEDLQLALFTCYELHYQSFDEVDDRWEWNPALLGVREILEGRLEHGLARAVSRPSFAPSAQMRQALAELVAASDDGPSLARFLQKEADLDQFREFVMHRSIYHLKEADPHTWAIPRLSGPAKAALVEIQADEYGGGRVERMHSELFRATMRGLELDDSYGAYLNRVPAITLAVSNTMSLFGLHRRHRGALLGHLAAFEMTSSLPNRKYGLGLRRLGVDEAAARFYDEHVQADAVHEQIAAHDMCGGFARQYPSQVGDVLYGAACALTLDRLFAEHVLGRWREGTTSLRQESVAANLR, encoded by the coding sequence ATGCAGCTACCCACCCCTCGGGGGCCTCTCACGGACCTGCTCTTCGAGCACCTGATGCGCCCGCCGCATCGGCTCGACCTCTTTCCTCCGCGTTCCGTGGAGCCGGTTCTGGAGGATGAGGATCTCCAACTCGCGCTCTTCACCTGTTACGAGCTGCACTACCAGAGCTTTGACGAGGTGGACGACCGGTGGGAGTGGAACCCGGCGTTGCTGGGAGTACGGGAGATCCTGGAAGGCCGGCTGGAGCACGGCCTGGCGCGGGCCGTGTCCCGCCCGTCCTTCGCGCCGTCCGCGCAGATGCGCCAGGCCCTGGCCGAGCTGGTGGCCGCCTCCGACGACGGGCCCTCCTTGGCGAGGTTCCTCCAGAAGGAAGCCGATCTCGACCAGTTCCGTGAGTTCGTCATGCACCGGTCGATCTATCACCTCAAGGAGGCCGATCCTCACACCTGGGCGATTCCCCGGTTGAGCGGTCCCGCGAAGGCCGCGCTGGTGGAGATCCAGGCGGACGAGTACGGCGGCGGCCGCGTCGAGCGGATGCATTCGGAGCTGTTCCGGGCCACCATGCGCGGGCTGGAGCTGGACGACTCCTACGGCGCCTACCTCAACCGGGTGCCGGCGATCACGCTGGCGGTGTCCAACACCATGTCGCTGTTCGGACTCCACCGGCGGCACCGCGGCGCCCTGCTGGGACACCTCGCGGCGTTCGAGATGACCTCCTCGCTTCCCAACCGCAAGTACGGCCTGGGCCTGCGGCGGCTGGGCGTCGACGAGGCGGCGGCCCGTTTCTACGACGAGCACGTGCAGGCCGACGCCGTCCACGAGCAGATCGCCGCCCACGACATGTGCGGCGGGTTCGCGCGGCAGTACCCCTCGCAGGTCGGCGACGTCCTCTACGGCGCCGCCTGCGCACTGACCCTTGACCGGCTCTTCGCCGAGCACGTCCTGGGTCGCTGGCGGGAGGGGACCACCTCCCTGCGGCAGGAGAGCGTGGCGGCGAACCTCCGGTGA
- a CDS encoding AfsR/SARP family transcriptional regulator, giving the protein MRIGILGPLYVHDAEIHGARLRALLVRFALSPGRVITTERLIDDLWADGPPANPANALQSLVSRLRRELPGLIVSHPAGYLLDLPQQAIDAWVFERLAGEGRAASDDPVLAASLLREALSLWRGTALADASDLAFALAPATRLEELRLSALRARFDADLSLAGGWSAGSAPSGLVAELEEVTAAHPLREPFHAQLVLALLAEGRRADALETFERIRLRLADRLGMDPGPELRAAHLTALRDEPPRTAAAPHDDAPSPGGDAASPAEISPPGRNAAARGDGVPARRAAFGPRGNLPAPLTSFVGRQADLARLEGLLESARLVTLTGPGGAGKTRLAIETAATLDVPDGVWLVELASLSDPSDVAAAVRATLVGGLLTDHVGAPWDGMGPAGSQSPLEWLASAIRGRSPVLVLDNCEHVIDEVARVADRLLAASGGLRILATSREPLDITGESLHPVLPLELPAPDAGVEETLACPAVALFADRAEAALPGLRFDGADLSDVVRVCRELDGIPLAIELAAARLRSLTPGQLADMIGDRLAFRGGRTAQPRHRTLRAVIDWSWDLLNADEQELLRRMSVFSGGATMEAVRRICGHGVDQITSLVDRSLVTISPEKREGRGPSETRENGGSPKNRENGGLPETYENRGSSERREGGVRYRLLETLRQYAAEKLEEAGETDRVRAEHALHFVELIEAAGPPLRTGDQLRELAVIDAEQGNLDAALDHAISSGDGDLALRMIMARLWPWVMRGRSREAGKWAAAVLEAVGDEAPRGREMAHALCVLIAPAEPYLTRTRVVPAELSRALRTLREADHPAALGSWAIAGGYVGVTDDVLEQASAMAGRFAGHPDPWTRATSRLVGGIVEFEYGRAGVSRAEGLLWPALDGYRLTGDRWGLSLALYWLSLVAENRGDSAEALSLLEESVAPATEIGGLETIPGPIMLRVRLGQLRLRTGDLTGAETELDRAGEAVERAGDVVAAARVRHARGELARRRGELGEAEALLREALELVRGQVMASPQLIALINVELSRVLGLRGERDLARSPLRHALEAIASSGDQTVRASILEGVAEWSASVGDLEGVAVLIGAAYALRGITRTSDPAVASLDARAAEALGEDRRRVAHHRGAALPSPESFALTMIAGEPQPS; this is encoded by the coding sequence ATGCGAATCGGGATCCTGGGACCGCTGTACGTACACGACGCCGAGATCCACGGCGCGCGCCTGAGGGCGCTCCTGGTCAGGTTCGCCCTCAGCCCCGGCCGCGTGATCACCACCGAACGGCTGATCGACGACCTCTGGGCGGACGGCCCGCCCGCCAATCCGGCGAACGCCCTGCAGTCGCTGGTCTCACGGCTCCGCCGCGAGCTGCCCGGCCTGATCGTGTCCCATCCGGCCGGGTATCTCCTGGACCTTCCCCAGCAGGCGATCGACGCCTGGGTCTTCGAGCGGCTGGCCGGTGAGGGGCGCGCGGCGTCGGACGATCCCGTCCTGGCCGCGTCCCTGCTGCGCGAGGCGCTGTCCCTCTGGCGCGGTACGGCTCTCGCCGACGCGTCGGACCTGGCCTTCGCCCTCGCCCCGGCCACCCGTCTGGAGGAGCTGCGGCTGTCGGCGCTTCGGGCGCGGTTCGACGCCGACCTGTCCCTGGCCGGCGGGTGGAGCGCGGGCTCGGCGCCGTCCGGCCTGGTGGCGGAGCTGGAGGAGGTGACGGCGGCGCACCCCCTGCGCGAGCCGTTCCATGCCCAGCTCGTGCTGGCCCTGCTCGCCGAGGGGCGCCGCGCGGACGCGCTGGAGACCTTCGAGCGGATCAGGCTGCGCCTCGCCGACCGGCTCGGCATGGACCCCGGCCCCGAGCTCCGCGCCGCGCATCTCACCGCCCTGCGCGACGAACCGCCCCGTACGGCTGCCGCCCCTCACGACGACGCTCCGTCACCGGGCGGCGACGCGGCCTCTCCTGCCGAGATCTCGCCCCCGGGCCGGAACGCGGCCGCCCGAGGTGATGGCGTTCCGGCCCGGCGAGCCGCCTTCGGCCCCCGGGGGAACCTGCCCGCCCCGCTGACGAGCTTCGTCGGCAGGCAGGCGGATCTGGCCCGGCTCGAAGGGCTGCTGGAGAGCGCCCGGCTGGTCACCCTCACGGGTCCCGGCGGCGCGGGCAAGACCAGGCTGGCGATCGAGACCGCCGCGACACTCGACGTGCCGGACGGCGTCTGGCTGGTCGAGCTGGCCTCCCTCTCGGATCCCTCCGACGTGGCGGCGGCCGTACGGGCCACGCTGGTCGGGGGCCTCCTGACGGACCACGTCGGCGCGCCGTGGGACGGCATGGGACCCGCGGGATCGCAGAGCCCGCTGGAGTGGCTGGCCTCGGCGATCCGTGGCAGGTCGCCGGTGCTGGTGCTGGACAACTGCGAGCATGTGATCGACGAGGTGGCGCGGGTCGCCGACCGGCTGCTGGCCGCCTCCGGCGGGCTGCGGATCCTCGCCACGAGCAGGGAACCCCTGGACATCACCGGCGAGAGCCTCCACCCGGTGCTCCCCCTCGAACTCCCCGCCCCGGACGCCGGCGTCGAGGAGACGCTGGCCTGCCCGGCCGTGGCGCTGTTCGCCGACCGTGCGGAGGCGGCCCTGCCCGGCCTGCGCTTCGACGGCGCCGACCTGTCCGACGTGGTGCGGGTGTGCAGGGAGCTCGACGGCATCCCTCTCGCGATCGAGCTGGCCGCCGCCCGGCTGCGCTCCCTCACCCCCGGCCAGCTCGCCGACATGATCGGTGATCGGCTGGCGTTTCGCGGAGGCCGTACGGCACAGCCGAGACACCGCACGCTGCGAGCGGTGATCGACTGGAGCTGGGACCTGCTGAACGCCGATGAGCAGGAACTTCTGCGCCGGATGTCGGTGTTCTCCGGAGGCGCGACCATGGAGGCGGTGCGGCGGATCTGCGGGCACGGGGTGGATCAGATCACCTCACTCGTCGACAGGTCTCTCGTGACGATCTCTCCGGAGAAACGCGAAGGCCGCGGCCCATCGGAAACCCGTGAGAACGGCGGCTCGCCGAAGAATCGCGAAAACGGCGGCCTGCCGGAAACGTACGAGAATCGCGGCTCATCGGAAAGGCGTGAGGGCGGCGTCCGGTACCGGCTGCTGGAGACGCTGCGGCAGTACGCCGCCGAGAAGCTGGAGGAGGCGGGCGAGACCGACCGGGTGCGGGCGGAGCACGCCCTTCACTTCGTGGAGCTGATCGAGGCGGCGGGACCGCCGCTGCGGACCGGAGACCAGCTGCGCGAGCTCGCGGTGATCGACGCCGAGCAGGGAAACCTGGACGCCGCCCTCGACCACGCGATCTCCTCGGGAGACGGCGACCTGGCACTACGAATGATCATGGCCAGGCTGTGGCCGTGGGTGATGCGGGGACGGAGCCGCGAGGCGGGGAAGTGGGCGGCCGCGGTGCTGGAGGCCGTCGGGGACGAGGCGCCCCGGGGCCGGGAGATGGCGCACGCGCTGTGCGTGCTGATCGCCCCGGCGGAGCCGTACCTGACGCGAACGCGCGTCGTGCCCGCCGAGTTGTCGCGGGCACTGCGAACGCTGAGGGAGGCGGACCACCCGGCGGCGCTGGGGTCGTGGGCGATCGCGGGCGGCTATGTCGGCGTGACCGACGACGTCCTCGAACAGGCGTCGGCCATGGCCGGGAGGTTCGCCGGCCACCCCGATCCGTGGACGAGGGCGACCTCCCGGCTGGTGGGCGGGATCGTCGAGTTCGAGTACGGGCGCGCGGGGGTGTCCCGGGCGGAGGGCCTGCTGTGGCCGGCGCTCGACGGCTACCGCCTGACCGGTGACCGGTGGGGGCTGTCGCTCGCGCTCTACTGGCTGTCGCTGGTGGCGGAGAATCGCGGTGATTCGGCGGAGGCCCTGTCGCTGCTGGAGGAGTCGGTGGCTCCCGCGACGGAGATCGGCGGTCTGGAGACGATCCCGGGTCCGATCATGTTGCGGGTACGGCTCGGCCAGCTCCGTCTCCGCACCGGTGACCTCACCGGTGCGGAGACGGAGCTGGATCGGGCCGGAGAGGCGGTGGAACGGGCGGGCGACGTGGTCGCGGCCGCCCGCGTCCGGCATGCCCGTGGGGAGCTGGCCCGACGGCGAGGCGAGCTCGGGGAGGCCGAGGCGCTGCTCCGCGAAGCGCTGGAGCTCGTGCGAGGGCAGGTCATGGCCTCCCCCCAGCTGATCGCACTGATCAACGTCGAGCTGTCCAGGGTGCTCGGCCTGCGCGGCGAGCGGGACCTCGCCCGCTCGCCGCTCCGCCACGCGCTCGAAGCGATCGCTTCGAGCGGGGATCAGACCGTTCGCGCGTCGATCCTGGAGGGGGTCGCCGAGTGGTCCGCCTCGGTCGGTGATCTGGAGGGGGTAGCCGTGCTGATCGGAGCGGCGTACGCGCTTCGCGGCATCACGCGGACCTCGGACCCGGCCGTCGCCTCGCTGGACGCCAGGGCCGCCGAGGCCCTGGGCGAGGACCGCCGCCGGGTGGCGCACCACCGGGGCGCCGCCCTGCCGAGTCCCGAGTCGTTCGCTCTGACGATGATCGCCGGCGAACCACAGCCGTCGTGA
- a CDS encoding CDGSH iron-sulfur domain-containing protein, which produces MHDKPDDVVTVTPCENGPLLLRGAFTILTQEGRSIDPGRTTVALCRCGRSATKPFCDGSHKAAGFRASSEPDNPN; this is translated from the coding sequence ATGCACGACAAACCAGATGACGTCGTCACGGTGACCCCATGCGAGAACGGCCCGCTCCTGCTGCGCGGGGCGTTCACGATCCTGACCCAGGAGGGGCGTTCCATCGATCCGGGCAGGACGACGGTGGCACTGTGCCGCTGCGGCAGGTCGGCGACCAAACCGTTCTGCGACGGCTCGCACAAGGCGGCGGGATTCCGTGCTTCGAGCGAGCCCGACAACCCGAACTAG